A genomic window from Brassica oleracea var. oleracea cultivar TO1000 chromosome C8, BOL, whole genome shotgun sequence includes:
- the LOC106310140 gene encoding uncharacterized protein LOC106310140: MGKKEQKDHSTVESDDKVEAVLHLLRKHSPLTLKQEKFCNRACVSRFLRTKGDNVKRAAKQLRSCLSWRSSLGIESLIADEFTAELAEGLAYVAGLDDECRPVLVFRIKQDYQKLHTQKQLIRLVVFTLEVAISTMSRNVEEFVILFDASFFKSASAFMNILVTTLRIVAEYYPCRLFKTFVIDPPSLFSYLWKGVRAFMDLSPTTTIVSMLDFQDSYDYDDFSSSYPSRVSSLRFDKSPTKPTDKISSSASSRFAFTVSRDGLDTVKPWCLTLTDTSSSSKLGHTSAYISPLNARSFSFASPAARREPIDGPRRSFFASTPMPARTSDRHSIGTLRDPRIPRPSFFQSPAVFFRRESHVSKSEKPRDTFVPFLKFYRRPYDEMTYRSKMRPPLGGLVSIVSSQIRRRHVSLSQRF; this comes from the exons ATGGGGAAGAAAGAGCAGAAGGATCATTCAACAGTAGAGAGCGACGACAAAGTTGAAGCTGTTCTTCATCTCCTTCGTAAACATTCTCCTCTCACTCTCAAACAG GAGAAGTTCTGTAACAGAGCTTGTGTCAGTAGATTCTTGAGAACAAAAGGAGACAATGTGAAGAGAGCAGCTAAACAGTTAAGATCTTGCCTTTCATGGAGATCTTCTCTTGGCATCG AGAGCTTGATCGCCGACGAGTTCACGGCGGAGCTAGCTGAAGGTCTTGCCTATGTCGCCGGTCTTGACGACGAGTGTAGACCCGTTTTG GTTTTCCGCATTAAACAAGATTATCAGAAGTTACATACGCAGAAACA GTTGATTCGCTTGGTGGTCTTTACATTGGAGGTGGCAATCTCAACCATGTCCAGGAACGTCGAAGAATTTGTCATCCTTTTCGATGCTA GTTTCTTCAAATCAGCATCAGCCTTTATGAACATACTTGTGACTACACTCAGAATAGTTGCAGAGTATTATCCTTGTCGACTTTTCAAAACATTCGTCATCGACCCTCCCTCTCTTTTCTCCTACCTCTGGAAG GGCGTTCGTGCATTCATGGATCTGTCACCGACCACGACGATTGTATCGATGTTAGACTTCCAAGACTCGTATGACTACGACGACTTCTCTTCATCATACCCATCACGAGTCTCCTCCCTCCGTTTCGACAAGTCACCAACAAAACCAACGGACAAGATTAGCTCCTCCGCATCCTCTAGGTTCGCCTTCACCGTGTCCCGCGACGGCCTCGACACGGTCAAACCGTGGTGCCTCACTCTCACCGACACGTCTTCCTCGTCCAAACTCGGACACACGAGCGCGTACATATCACCGCTAAACGCGCGTTCTTTCTCCTTCGCGTCACCCGCGGCTAGGCGCGAGCCCATCGATGGACCAAGGAGAAGCTTTTTCGCTTCCACGCCGATGCCAGCTAGGACTAGCGACCGTCACTCTATCGGAACCCTCCGTGACCCGCGAATACCTCGTCCGTCTTTCTTCCAGTCTCCGGCGGTGTTTTTCCGGCGAGAGTCGCATGTTAGTAAAAGTGAGAAGCCGCGGGATACGTTCGTTCCTTTCCTCAAGTTCTATCGTAGACCGTACGATGAAATGACTTATAGGTCAAAGATGCGGCCCCCACTCGGTGGTCTTGTCTCTATTGTTTCTAGCCAGATCAGACGCCGCCACGTGTCTTTATCTCAAAGGTTCTAA
- the LOC106309550 gene encoding vacuole membrane protein KMS2 gives MGSGKRASSANPAISGLREKHQQDLEKLTLTSQPFKTFRLFVAAVFLYLRRSASYLLANGGLFMLFTIVFAVVSALLVTLDGPHVKHLEELSEYVRFGLWWIFLGVASSIGLGSGLHTFVLYLGPHIALFTIKAMTCGRVDLKTAIYDTIQLKRSPSWLDKPCNEFGPPVFSSGVPLSSILPQIQIEAVLWGLGTALGELPPYFISRAASLSGGKMEELETCGGDGSGFIGRRLNHLKGWLLSHSQYLNFFTILVLASVPNPLFDLAGIMCGQFEKPFWEFFLATLIGKAIIKTHIQTVFIICVCNNQLLDWIENELIYILSFVPGFATALPALAAKLRLMKEKYLVASPPVTSDINVKKWDLSFASVWNGVVWLMLLNFFGQIVTATAQRYLKKQQERELDALTKKKSSPVSKKSK, from the exons ATGGGTTCTGGAAAACGTGCTTCTTCTGCAAATCCTGCAATCTCAG GTTTGCGAGAAAAGCATCAACAGGATCTAGAGAAACTTACATTGACCTCGCAGCCTTTCAAGACCTTTAGATTATTTGTAGCTGCTGTTTTTCTCTATCTTAGAAGATCTGCCTCCTACCTCCTTGCAAACGGCGGCTTGTTTATGCTCTTTACTATCGTTTTTGCTGTAGTTTCAGCTCTGCTTGTGACCCTCGATGGCCCACACGTCAAG CACCTTGAAGAACTCTCTGAGTACGTTAGATTTGGGCTATGGTGGATTTTCTTAGGTGTTGCATCCTCAATTGGTCTTG GATCTGGTTTGCATACGTTTGTTCTTTATTTGGGTCCCCACATTGCTTTGTTCACCATAAAAGCAATGACATGCGGTCGTGTTGATTTAAAGACTGCGATATACGACACAATCCAGCTGAAGAGAAGCCCTTCGTGGCTTGATAAACCTTGCAACGAGTTTGGCCCACCAGTTTTCTCTTCAGGAGTTCCGCTTAGCAGCATATTGCCTCAGATTCAGATAGAGGCCGTTCTTTGGGGTTTAGGAACAGCGTTGGGAGAGCTCCCTCCTTACTTTATCTCAAGGGCAG CAAGTCTTTCCGGAGGAAAAATGGAAGAGCTGGAAACATGTGGTGGTGACGGTAGTGGATTCATTGGTAGACGATTAAATCATCTCAAAGGCTGGTTATTGTCACACTCACAATACCTCAACTTCTTCACTATTCTGGTTCTTGCTTCG GTTCCTAACCCATTGTTCGACCTTGCTGGAATCATGTGTGGACAATTTGAGAAACCATTCTGGGAGTTTTTCCTTGCAACGTTGATTGGAAAGGCAATCATCAAAACGCATATACAG ACGGTCTTCATCATATGTGTATGTAATAATCAGCTTCTTGACTGGATAGAGAACGAGCTGATATATATATTAAGCTTTGTGCCTGGTTTTGCTACTGCGTTGCCTGCGCTCGCAGCCAAACTCCGCTTAATGAAGGAGAAGTACTTGGTTGCTTCACCTCCAGTAACTTCTGATATCAAT GTCAAGAAATGGGATCTTTCATTTGCATCGGTGTGGAATGGAGTCGTGTGGCTGATGCTTTTGAATTTCTTCGGCCAGATTGTGACTGCAACTGCGCAGAGATACCTCAAGAAGCAACAGGAAAGAGAATTAGATGCCTTGACCAAGAAGAAGTCGTCGCCAGTCTCAAAGAAATCTAAATAG